In a genomic window of Mycosarcoma maydis chromosome 5, whole genome shotgun sequence:
- a CDS encoding uncharacterized protein (related to PRP43 - spliceosomal RNA helicase (DEAH-box family)), with translation MSATAPKPVFWKPGSARPGSSLDRSSESSSLLVTSSPSSHSSSLPIHSARLSILYALETHQILIVVAATGSGKTTQLPQILYHAGYTSTSGIIACTQPRRLSAISIASRVSSELNTRLGTTVGYTIRFEDNSSAETRIKYMTAGALLRECIRDPLLTRYSVIIVDEAHERQVQSDLLLGVLKKILRKRRELRVVVSSATIDALAFKRFFEHDIGGSGSAGDEPEEKVAVLQLDGASTFPVEIAYLKQPCDDWMLETIETIWRIHLAEPQGDILAFVTARHEIDLALQHLSDRQLDLPPSALKMNLLALHAGLSMDEQNAIFARPLSPHTTRKVVIATNIAEASITLDGIVYVVDCGLVKVRSAGSHGSCVDSLWLEPISRASATQRAGRAGRTAAGKCFRLYTEEYFLTSMRETTLPELYRVDLSATVLLLKSLGIDDLVKFDWLPPAPRVTSLASALSSLHSLRALDDHARLTIVGAWMGELPLAPHLARILIASAQPEFACAQEMLSILAMLTVTDPFFARDSVETQLSVRNFAAQEGDFLTLLNILTGFMQNGSSKKWATKNRLAFTVLHRALNIRSQLSRFLVRFSSHPLGITLNPTSSVLDHPTARESITKCLCTGLYANLARYNAATMSYTSTSAHQLHVHPSSVLFNRQPQQGKFWIIFSHAEQHHSAQQDKVYIRDLGVLDELEWLTDSVPGAYTVETRCGRDAQTRLPTSNNRESP, from the coding sequence CCGGTCTTCTGGAAACCCGGCTCAGCACGTCCTGGTAGCTCGCTGGACCGATCGTCCGAATCCTCGTCGCTACTCGTCACCTCGTCGCCCTCTTCGCATTCGTCTTCGCTGCCGATCCACTCTGCGCGACTATCTATCTTATACGCACTAGAAACCCACCAGATCCTTATCGTCGTCGCGGCCACCGGCTCCGGGAAAACCACCCAACTACCCCAGATCCTTTATCATGCCGGCTACACATCCACCTCTGGCATTATCGCCTGCACACAACCTCGTCGACTCTCAGccatcagcatcgcttcACGTGTCTCGTCCGAACTCAACACACGCCTAGGCACCACGGTCGGCTATACGATCCGATTCGAAGATAACTCGTCTGCCGAAACTAGGATCAAGTACATGACAGCAGGTGCACTGCTTCGAGAGTGTATACGAGACCCGCTTTTGACGAGGTACAGCGTGATAATCGTGGACGAAGCACATGAGAGGCAAGTGCAGAGCGATTTGTTGCTGGGCGTCTTGAAGAAAATTTTGCGAAAGAGGCGTGAGTTGAGGGTGGTAGTGAGTAGTGCAACaatcgatgcgctcgctttcAAGCGTTTTTTCGAGCATGACATTGGCGGAAGCGGTAGCGCTGGAGACGAACCGGAAGAAAAAGTGGCCGTGTTGCAGCTGGATGGAGCCAGCACATTTCCGGTCGAGATAGCCTATCTGAAGCAACCTTGCGATGATTGGATGCTGGAAACGATCGAAACAATATGGCGAATCCACCTGGCCGAACCGCAAGGTGACATCCTAGCCTTCGTCACGGCAAGACACGAGATCGACTTGGCACTCCAACACCTTTCCGACCGACAACTCGATCTGCCACCTTCGGCTCTCAAGATGAATTTACTTGCGCTGCACGCAGGGCTCTCCATGGACGAACAAAACGCCATCTTTGCACGCCCTCTGTCGCCTCACACGACGCGCAAAGTGGTGATTGCGACCAACATCGCCGAAGCTAGTATCACACTCGACGGTATCGTCTACGTCGTTGACTGTGGGCTTGTCAAGGTCCGGAGCGCGGGCTCGCATGGGTCTTGTGTGGACTCTTTATGGCTCGAACCGATCAGTCGAGCGAGTGCGACGCAACGCGCcggtcgagctggtcgGACAGCCGCAGGCAAGTGTTTTAGACTGTACACTGAGGAGTACTTCCTCACGTCGATGCGCGAAACGACGCTACCAGAGTTGTATCGAGTCGATCTTTCGGCgactgtgctgctgttgaaaTCGTTGGGGATCGACGATCTGGTCAAATTCGACTGGCTGCCACCTGCGCCGCGCGTCACGTCGCTTGCATCCGCTCTATCCAGTCTGCACTCGTTAAGAGCTCTGGACGACCACGCTCGACTCACTATAGTCGGAGCGTGGATGGGCGAGCTACCTCTGGCTCCACATCTAGCGCGTATACTGATCGCTTCTGCGCAGCCGGAATTCGCATGTGCTCAAGAAATGCTCTCGATCCTAGCCATGCTGACTGTCACCGATCCATTCTTCGCACGCGATTCTGTCGAGACGCAGCTGAGCGTGCGAAACTTTGCTGCACAAGAAGGCGACTTTCtcacgctgctcaacatccTCACTGGCTTCATGCAGAAcggaagcagcaagaaaTGGGCCACCAAAAACAGGCTAGCATTCACCGTGTTACATCGTGCACTCAACATCCGATCGCAACTGTcgcgcttcctcgtccgtTTTTCCTCGCATCCGCTCGGAATCACGTTGAACCCTACGTCGTCCGTCTTAGACCACCCCACAGCACGAGAATCCATCACAAAATGCCTCTGCACAGGCCTCTACGCAAACCTAGCAAGATACAACGCTGCCACCATGTCCTACAcgtccacctcggcacACCAACTACACGTCCACCCTTCCAGCGTCCTTTTCAACAGACAACCCCAACAGGGCAAGTTCTGGATCATCTTCTCTCACGCCGAACAACACCATAGTGCACAGCAAGACAAAGTGTACATAAGAGATCTCGGCGTAttggacgagctcgaaTGGCTGACTGACAGCGTACCTGGTGCATACACGGTCGAAACTAGATgcggtcgagatgcacAGACTCGCCTACCTACCAGCAACAATCGAGAGTCCCCGTAG